In Acidovorax sp. 106, the following proteins share a genomic window:
- a CDS encoding DUF1513 domain-containing protein: MGIEPTATTGQTAPAALRRRTALALLAGIGGWSPWALLPGAAQAATASTRPNNATHTNSATLAAAWEAQGSFHIGLLSVAGLQLRVQAALEVPSRPHGVVALPDGSVLAVARRPGDWMVRWHPGRHTAPLWRWQTTEAAFPDRTFNGHVLAGPDGQTLYTTETDVETGASLVGVRDARTLEKVAEWPTHGMDAHELIWDRHSASSKTGAPTLIVANGGVPTAPETGRAKRDMHRMDSSLVRLDGTTGELLGQWRLDDPRLSLRHLAWNPAGTLLGIALQAEHDDPALRHAAPVHARFDGQALHAQPQVGHAAQAGVSALVEAPVPPVQAPTNLQGYGGSIVATPEGWAVSCPKAGCAVLFNAEGLRTGQIALTEVCALASDGARLWAGGLGQSLLHQRVPGASGARESTQTYTHPGALHQARLDNHWGLVRAV, from the coding sequence ATGGGGATTGAGCCCACAGCAACTACGGGCCAGACTGCGCCAGCGGCCCTGCGGCGCCGCACCGCTCTGGCCCTGCTGGCAGGCATTGGGGGGTGGAGCCCCTGGGCGCTGCTGCCCGGCGCAGCGCAGGCTGCAACAGCCAGCACCCGCCCCAACAACGCCACCCACACCAACAGCGCCACCTTGGCCGCGGCGTGGGAGGCGCAGGGCAGTTTTCACATCGGGCTGCTGTCGGTGGCGGGCCTGCAACTGCGCGTGCAAGCGGCGTTGGAAGTGCCCTCGCGCCCCCACGGGGTGGTCGCCTTGCCCGATGGATCGGTGCTGGCCGTGGCCCGCCGCCCTGGTGACTGGATGGTGCGCTGGCACCCGGGCCGCCACACGGCGCCGCTGTGGCGGTGGCAGACCACCGAGGCTGCGTTTCCAGACCGTACCTTCAACGGCCATGTGCTGGCGGGCCCAGACGGCCAAACGCTCTACACCACCGAGACCGACGTGGAAACCGGCGCCAGCCTGGTGGGCGTGCGCGATGCGCGCACGCTGGAGAAAGTGGCCGAATGGCCAACCCATGGCATGGATGCGCACGAGCTGATCTGGGACCGCCACAGCGCCAGCAGCAAAACCGGCGCCCCCACCCTCATCGTGGCCAACGGTGGCGTACCCACCGCCCCCGAAACCGGCCGTGCCAAGCGCGACATGCACCGCATGGATTCATCGCTGGTGCGGCTGGATGGCACCACCGGCGAGTTGCTGGGCCAGTGGCGCCTGGACGACCCGCGCCTGAGCCTGCGCCACCTGGCCTGGAACCCGGCGGGCACGCTGCTGGGCATTGCGCTGCAGGCTGAGCACGATGACCCGGCCCTGCGCCACGCCGCCCCCGTGCACGCCCGCTTTGATGGGCAGGCACTGCATGCACAGCCCCAGGTGGGCCATGCAGCACAGGCTGGAGTCAGTGCGCTGGTGGAGGCGCCCGTGCCCCCTGTGCAAGCGCCGACCAACTTGCAGGGCTATGGCGGCAGCATTGTGGCCACGCCCGAGGGCTGGGCCGTGAGCTGCCCCAAGGCAGGCTGCGCAGTGCTGTTCAATGCCGAAGGGCTGCGCACTGGGCAGATTGCGCTAACGGAAGTGTGCGCGCTGGCATCCGACGGGGCCCGGCTGTGGGCCGGTGGCCTGGGCCAGAGCCTGTTGCACCAGCGGGTGCCTGGCGCATCTGGGGCACGTGAAAGCACGCAGACATACACCCACCCAGGCGCGTTGCACCAGGCCAGGCTGGACAACCATTGGGGACTGGTCCGAGCCGTCTGA
- a CDS encoding putative zinc-binding metallopeptidase encodes MRVFNCDHCGHLVFFDSVQCLHCGSTLAFVPDQLSMAALTPAPQDGPDLWRRMGERGGSAHSGKLYRMCHNRTAHGACNFAVPANDYSPLCVSCRQTRVLPDLSEPANLGRWQQVEAAKRQLFYTLARLGLEPVPGRSGPVFEFLADWPGGPEVLTGHLGGTITLNVAEADDDERARRRIALGEPYRTLIGHLRHESGHFYWDQLVRDGGRLDAFRSVFGDERQDYAQALSAHYAKGNDLGDWAQRHVSAYASAHPWEDWAETWAHYLHLVDLLETAASYQTTVMVPEPHASWLHSMQDPFGTPPPGFDDMVRQWVPLTLLLNSLNRSLGQSDAYPFALSAGAMGKLRFVHELVQSVRLAPVAATCSEFAIKKIAASAY; translated from the coding sequence ATGCGCGTATTCAATTGCGACCACTGCGGTCACCTGGTTTTTTTTGACAGCGTGCAATGCCTGCACTGCGGCAGCACGTTGGCTTTTGTGCCCGACCAGCTCAGCATGGCGGCGCTGACCCCTGCTCCTCAGGACGGCCCTGACCTGTGGCGGCGCATGGGCGAGCGTGGCGGCTCGGCCCACAGCGGCAAGCTCTACCGCATGTGCCACAACCGCACGGCCCACGGTGCCTGCAACTTTGCCGTGCCGGCCAATGACTATTCGCCGCTGTGCGTCTCGTGCCGCCAGACGCGCGTGCTGCCAGACCTCTCCGAGCCCGCCAACCTGGGGCGTTGGCAGCAGGTCGAGGCCGCCAAAAGGCAGCTTTTTTACACCCTGGCGCGCCTGGGGCTGGAGCCCGTGCCAGGCCGATCGGGCCCCGTGTTTGAGTTTCTGGCCGACTGGCCCGGCGGCCCAGAGGTGCTGACAGGCCATCTGGGTGGCACCATCACCCTGAATGTGGCCGAGGCCGATGACGACGAGCGCGCCCGTCGGCGCATTGCATTGGGTGAGCCCTACCGCACGCTGATTGGCCACTTGCGGCACGAATCAGGGCATTTTTACTGGGACCAACTGGTACGCGATGGCGGCAGGCTCGATGCCTTTCGCAGCGTGTTTGGCGACGAGCGGCAAGACTACGCCCAGGCCCTGAGCGCGCACTACGCCAAGGGCAACGACCTGGGCGACTGGGCGCAGCGCCATGTGAGCGCTTATGCGTCAGCGCACCCCTGGGAAGATTGGGCCGAGACCTGGGCGCACTACCTGCACCTGGTGGACTTGCTGGAAACCGCTGCCAGCTACCAAACCACGGTGATGGTGCCCGAGCCGCACGCCTCTTGGCTGCACAGCATGCAAGACCCCTTTGGCACCCCGCCGCCGGGGTTTGACGACATGGTGCGCCAATGGGTGCCGCTGACCCTGCTGCTCAACAGCCTGAACCGCAGCCTGGGGCAAAGCGATGCCTACCCGTTTGCCTTATCGGCCGGGGCCATGGGCAAGCTCCGGTTTGTGCACGAGCTTGTGCAGTCTGTGCGGCTGGCACCCGTCGCAGCGACATGCAGTGAATTTGCTATTAAAAAAATAGCTGCTAGCGCTTATTGA
- a CDS encoding BON domain-containing protein, producing the protein MKYARALAFAAVTGITVLAATGCSVARDQQTMGAYVDDAGITTAVKAKMAEDKTVSATSISVETLNGTVQLSGFAKSQAEKNQAENIARNTKHVREVRNSIVVRP; encoded by the coding sequence ATGAAATACGCACGTGCCCTTGCTTTTGCTGCCGTGACCGGCATCACCGTTCTGGCCGCTACGGGTTGCTCCGTGGCCCGAGACCAGCAGACCATGGGTGCCTACGTCGATGACGCAGGCATCACCACCGCCGTGAAGGCCAAGATGGCGGAAGACAAAACCGTGTCCGCCACCTCCATCAGCGTGGAGACTTTGAACGGCACCGTCCAGCTGTCTGGCTTTGCCAAGTCGCAAGCCGAGAAGAACCAGGCTGAAAACATCGCCCGCAACACCAAGCATGTGCGCGAAGTGCGCAACAGCATCGTGGTGCGTCCTTGA
- a CDS encoding imelysin family protein — translation MTSSFVPSALAAAMIATACLSLTAHAQTPAAAVAPVQAAATTAPQVVAHYAHLVHTSYSDTLTAAKAMQTAVTAFTAQPSAATLAEARKTWLAAREFYGQTEAFRFYGGPIDNDNGPEGRINAWPMDESFVDSVQGKPNAGLVNNRKFVINKKNLSAQNERGGEENIATGWHAIEFFLWGQDLSETGPGNRNFEDFVDGKAPNADRRRQYLNVVTELLIDDLTTLVKAWAPDAKNNYRARFVKGNRESVRKMLVGLGSLSRGELAGERLEVALNSQDQEDEHSCFSDNTHRDAVTNAKGIQNVWIGQYQQADGTVLMGPSLRDLVAAKDAALAEKTTQQIAASVAAAEGIQAPFDREIIGGKEAPGRQRIQKAIDSLTQQSKDLVAAANAIGITKLTLVQP, via the coding sequence ATGACTTCTTCCTTTGTGCCCTCTGCCCTTGCTGCTGCCATGATCGCAACGGCCTGCCTCTCATTGACGGCCCATGCACAAACCCCTGCGGCGGCAGTGGCCCCGGTGCAGGCTGCGGCCACCACGGCCCCGCAAGTCGTGGCGCACTACGCACACTTGGTGCACACCAGCTACAGCGACACCCTCACCGCTGCCAAGGCCATGCAAACGGCGGTGACAGCCTTCACCGCACAGCCCTCGGCCGCCACGCTGGCCGAGGCGCGCAAGACCTGGCTGGCGGCGCGTGAGTTTTATGGACAGACCGAAGCCTTCCGCTTTTACGGCGGACCCATCGACAACGACAACGGCCCTGAAGGCCGCATCAATGCCTGGCCCATGGACGAATCGTTTGTGGACAGCGTGCAGGGCAAGCCCAATGCGGGGTTGGTGAACAACCGCAAGTTCGTCATCAACAAAAAGAATCTGTCTGCCCAGAACGAGCGGGGCGGCGAGGAAAACATCGCCACCGGCTGGCACGCCATCGAGTTCTTCTTGTGGGGCCAAGACCTGTCCGAAACCGGCCCTGGCAATCGCAACTTTGAAGACTTTGTGGATGGCAAGGCCCCCAACGCCGACCGCCGCCGCCAGTACCTGAACGTGGTGACTGAGCTGCTCATTGATGACCTGACCACGCTGGTGAAGGCCTGGGCCCCGGACGCCAAGAACAACTACCGCGCGCGCTTCGTCAAAGGCAACCGCGAGTCGGTGCGCAAGATGTTGGTGGGCCTGGGCTCGCTGTCGCGCGGCGAGCTGGCCGGTGAACGGCTGGAGGTGGCCCTCAACAGCCAGGACCAAGAGGACGAGCACTCGTGCTTCTCGGACAACACCCACCGCGACGCGGTGACCAACGCCAAGGGCATTCAAAACGTATGGATCGGCCAGTACCAGCAGGCCGACGGCACGGTGCTCATGGGCCCATCGCTGCGCGACCTGGTGGCCGCCAAGGACGCGGCCCTGGCCGAAAAGACCACCCAACAAATCGCAGCATCGGTCGCTGCGGCCGAGGGTATTCAGGCGCCGTTTGACCGCGAAATCATCGGCGGCAAGGAAGCGCCGGGCCGCCAGCGCATCCAGAAAGCCATCGACAGCCTGACGCAGCAAAGCAAGGACCTGGTTGCTGCAGCCAACGCCATTGGCATCACCAAACTGACGCTGGTTCAGCCTTGA
- a CDS encoding imelysin family protein has product MKTSLFAIALLVAAVSPLVAQAQSGTRTAPPAPTWQREAVPFYDTVHALQGIYGHWALPRAQAFDRSAQALTNAMAAMCSGNADNNASKAALQSARNAWLGTTRAWEELSAIAIGPVIARRTQRAIDFAPTRPALIEKAIQAQPQGATAFERIGTPAKGLPALEWLLWTRPAQPNTPACGYAHEVALDVAREATAVAADFARTAASDWGAEEQQEQSTQAMSEFVNQWVGGIERLRWAHMEKPLRAAQGSKPPEYPRSASQDTLAAWAATWKGLSTVTQQSAQAPTPAPGEALVPLETYLRGKGLNPLADKLHQAAQKVDASMAQVQKAGVKGKPAIQQAARDLAALKFLAESEVAPALQVSIGFSDADGD; this is encoded by the coding sequence ATGAAAACATCCCTCTTTGCAATCGCCCTGCTGGTGGCCGCCGTGTCGCCCTTGGTGGCGCAGGCACAGTCTGGTACACGCACCGCGCCCCCCGCTCCCACATGGCAGCGCGAGGCCGTGCCGTTTTACGACACGGTGCACGCGCTGCAAGGCATCTACGGCCACTGGGCCCTGCCCCGAGCCCAGGCGTTTGACCGCAGCGCGCAGGCACTCACCAACGCGATGGCGGCAATGTGCAGTGGCAACGCGGACAACAACGCATCCAAGGCCGCACTGCAGTCGGCCCGCAACGCGTGGCTGGGCACCACCCGCGCTTGGGAAGAACTCTCGGCCATCGCCATCGGCCCGGTGATTGCGCGCCGCACCCAGCGCGCCATCGACTTCGCCCCCACGCGCCCGGCCCTGATTGAAAAAGCCATCCAGGCGCAACCCCAGGGAGCCACGGCGTTTGAACGCATAGGCACCCCCGCCAAAGGCCTGCCAGCGCTGGAGTGGCTGCTGTGGACGCGCCCTGCCCAGCCCAACACCCCTGCCTGCGGCTATGCGCATGAAGTGGCCTTGGATGTGGCCCGCGAAGCCACCGCTGTGGCTGCCGACTTTGCCCGCACTGCGGCCAGTGACTGGGGTGCCGAGGAACAGCAAGAGCAGTCCACCCAGGCCATGAGCGAATTCGTGAACCAGTGGGTGGGTGGCATTGAGCGCCTGCGCTGGGCGCACATGGAAAAGCCCCTGCGCGCAGCCCAGGGCAGCAAGCCGCCGGAGTACCCACGCAGCGCCAGCCAAGACACGCTGGCCGCCTGGGCCGCCACCTGGAAGGGGCTGAGCACCGTGACGCAGCAAAGCGCCCAGGCGCCCACACCTGCCCCCGGCGAAGCGCTGGTACCGCTGGAGACCTACCTGCGCGGCAAGGGGCTGAACCCGCTGGCCGACAAGCTCCACCAGGCGGCGCAGAAGGTGGATGCCTCGATGGCGCAGGTGCAAAAGGCCGGGGTCAAAGGCAAGCCCGCCATCCAGCAGGCTGCGCGCGATCTGGCGGCGCTCAAGTTCCTGGCCGAGTCGGAAGTGGCGCCTGCGCTGCAGGTGAGCATTGGCTTTTCAGATGCCGATGGGGATTGA
- a CDS encoding DUF1328 domain-containing protein yields the protein MLHYAVVFLVIALVAAIFGFGGIAAGAVGIAKILFFVFVIMAVVTFVFGLLKRG from the coding sequence ATGTTGCATTACGCAGTTGTTTTTCTGGTGATCGCGCTGGTGGCCGCAATTTTTGGCTTTGGCGGCATTGCCGCGGGTGCCGTGGGCATCGCAAAGATTTTGTTCTTTGTGTTTGTGATCATGGCCGTGGTGACGTTCGTGTTCGGCCTGCTCAAGCGGGGCTGA
- a CDS encoding di-heme oxidoredictase family protein → MQIPQAIRRQRAVRLAAASTGIAALACLSVGLLTAAPQPDPLGEKTGGDTTVFATGRNAFSFPAANLSDEERTRFVIGNSFFRRNWVEAPASTKARDGLGPHFIARSCGGCHVQDGRGAPPEIFNRLGETKDPTVALLIRLSIPGADAHGGPKHEPTYGDQFNNAAIQGVKPEGRVTLRYDTVKGKFADGTPYALQKPVYGFADLGYGPMHPDAMLSPRIAPQIIGVGLLEAIAETDILANAADQAAAAGPIKGTPNQVWDAPSGRMMLGRFGWKANVATIAHQTGGAFVGDMGITSRHFATEACTPAQKDCLAAPSGQSAAVQGQPGVEIDDKTLADVIFYQATLAPPARRSVNDAQVLRGQALFAQAQCATCHRPSYVTQSGPFPHLTSKALSGQRIWPYTDLLLHDMGERLADGRPDFGANGRQWKTPPLWGTGLIKDVNGHTRLLHDGRARGVLEAVLWHGGEAEAAKDQVLKMKKADREALVKFVESL, encoded by the coding sequence ATGCAGATTCCGCAAGCCATTCGCCGCCAACGCGCCGTGCGCCTGGCCGCAGCCAGCACCGGGATCGCCGCCCTCGCCTGCCTGAGCGTGGGCCTTTTGACGGCCGCGCCCCAGCCCGACCCCTTGGGTGAAAAAACGGGCGGCGACACCACGGTGTTTGCCACGGGGCGCAATGCGTTCTCGTTCCCCGCCGCCAACTTGAGCGATGAGGAGCGCACACGCTTTGTCATTGGCAACTCGTTCTTTCGCCGCAATTGGGTCGAGGCCCCTGCCTCCACCAAAGCCCGCGACGGGCTGGGCCCGCACTTCATTGCGCGGTCATGCGGTGGCTGCCATGTGCAGGACGGCCGGGGTGCACCACCCGAAATATTCAACCGCCTGGGCGAGACCAAAGACCCGACGGTGGCGCTGCTGATTCGCCTGTCCATCCCCGGTGCGGATGCCCACGGCGGGCCCAAACACGAGCCCACCTACGGCGACCAATTCAACAACGCCGCCATCCAAGGCGTGAAGCCTGAGGGCCGCGTGACGCTGCGCTACGACACCGTCAAAGGCAAGTTTGCGGACGGCACGCCCTACGCGCTGCAAAAGCCCGTGTATGGCTTTGCCGACCTGGGCTACGGCCCCATGCACCCCGACGCGATGCTGAGCCCGCGCATTGCGCCGCAGATCATCGGCGTGGGCTTGCTTGAAGCCATTGCCGAGACAGACATCCTGGCCAACGCAGCCGACCAGGCTGCTGCCGCAGGCCCCATCAAGGGCACACCCAACCAGGTGTGGGACGCACCCTCAGGCCGCATGATGCTGGGCCGCTTTGGCTGGAAGGCCAACGTGGCCACCATTGCGCACCAGACGGGCGGCGCCTTTGTGGGCGACATGGGCATCACCTCGCGCCACTTTGCCACCGAGGCCTGCACCCCCGCGCAAAAAGACTGCCTGGCTGCGCCCAGCGGCCAAAGCGCTGCGGTGCAAGGGCAGCCCGGCGTAGAGATTGACGACAAGACGCTGGCCGACGTGATCTTCTACCAGGCCACGCTGGCACCGCCTGCACGCCGCAGCGTCAACGATGCCCAGGTGCTGCGCGGCCAGGCCTTGTTTGCGCAAGCCCAGTGCGCCACCTGCCACCGGCCGAGTTACGTCACGCAAAGCGGCCCCTTCCCGCACCTGACGAGCAAGGCCCTGAGCGGCCAGCGCATCTGGCCCTACACCGACTTGCTGCTGCACGACATGGGCGAGCGCCTGGCCGATGGCCGCCCCGACTTTGGCGCCAATGGCCGCCAGTGGAAGACCCCGCCGCTGTGGGGCACCGGTCTCATCAAGGACGTGAACGGCCACACCCGCCTGCTGCACGACGGCCGCGCCCGGGGCGTGCTGGAGGCCGTGCTGTGGCACGGTGGCGAGGCCGAGGCAGCCAAGGACCAGGTGCTCAAGATGAAGAAGGCTGACCGCGAAGCGCTCGTGAAATTTGTGGAATCGCTATGA
- a CDS encoding response regulator transcription factor: MIKIGIVDDHAIVRTGLRQFLSEHVDLRVEGEASNGREAIDLVRNHEIDVLLMDLSMPGQSGLDALAMLRAKAPDMGILILSGYPEEHYAINLIRQGASGYLNKECEPSEIVEAIRVISLGKRYLTPTVAELLAQQLNRKDDAPPHEQLSEREFQVFLKLAKGETAGDIAKDLSLSVKTVSTYRTRLMEKMALSSNSDLTYYALKNQLID, translated from the coding sequence ATGATCAAAATTGGCATTGTGGATGACCACGCAATTGTTCGCACCGGCTTGCGCCAGTTCCTGTCGGAGCATGTCGATCTGCGGGTGGAAGGCGAGGCATCCAATGGCCGCGAAGCCATCGACCTGGTGCGCAACCACGAGATCGACGTACTGCTGATGGACCTGTCGATGCCCGGCCAGAGTGGGTTGGATGCACTGGCCATGTTGCGCGCCAAGGCGCCAGACATGGGCATCTTGATCCTGAGCGGCTACCCCGAAGAGCACTACGCCATCAACCTCATCCGCCAGGGTGCCAGCGGCTATCTGAACAAGGAATGCGAGCCCTCCGAGATCGTGGAGGCCATTCGCGTCATCTCGCTGGGCAAGCGCTACCTCACGCCCACGGTGGCAGAACTGCTGGCGCAGCAACTCAACCGCAAAGACGATGCGCCACCGCACGAGCAGTTGTCCGAGCGCGAATTCCAAGTGTTTCTGAAGCTTGCCAAAGGCGAAACTGCTGGCGACATTGCCAAGGACCTGTCGCTGAGCGTCAAAACCGTGAGCACCTACCGCACGCGGCTGATGGAGAAAATGGCACTCTCGTCCAACAGCGACCTGACGTACTACGCGCTCAAGAACCAACTGATTGATTGA
- a CDS encoding response regulator translates to MKLRTYIVEDNATIRENLIGTLEELASIDPVGFAETEDEGKTWLTERAAQWDLAIVDLFLRQGSGLGVLEACRARNPDQKMVVLSNYATPDIRMRCAQLGVDAVFDKSNEIDALVDYCVERSRS, encoded by the coding sequence GTGAAACTCCGTACCTACATTGTTGAAGACAACGCCACCATCCGAGAGAATCTCATTGGCACTCTGGAAGAGCTTGCGTCGATAGATCCAGTAGGTTTCGCCGAAACCGAGGATGAAGGCAAGACTTGGCTCACAGAGCGCGCAGCCCAATGGGACTTGGCAATTGTGGATCTTTTCTTACGCCAGGGCAGCGGCCTGGGGGTGCTGGAGGCTTGCCGTGCACGCAACCCCGATCAAAAAATGGTGGTGCTGAGCAACTACGCCACCCCCGACATCCGTATGCGCTGCGCCCAACTGGGCGTGGATGCGGTGTTTGACAAGTCCAACGAAATCGACGCGCTGGTGGATTACTGTGTGGAACGCAGCCGCTCTTGA
- a CDS encoding CHASE3 domain-containing protein gives MTLQATFQRWLPKVRRMALSLPMALLAAAVLVGINETGHMRSQDAVRQMSQWQVTRAAVNSLLQSMLDAETGQRGYLLTGNDTYLQPYDRAMTAVQSHLDTLRNQFVDSKEDLQEVAHLSRQVSRKLAEMELSLRLRRQGNEDAWKFVLHTDMGRENMDEIRKHAHALIERSSAKVKLGQEQILQSLMLSRIGIATVTAIGLLAFFMYLRQAHALLVVSQREQALLEHERDRLEGLVRERTATLSELANHLQQVREDERGHLARELHDELGALLTAAKLDVARLKSKIDATVPDVAERLKHLTETLNSGIALKRRIIEDLRPSSLSHLGLTAALEILTREYAQRAGIEVETNLEQVELPGTAQLTVYRMVQEALTNIGKYAQASKVLVSVHAHPKHVAVQVHDNGTGFDPASVRVSSHGLAGMRHRVEAAGGRLSVHSSPGNGTLLSAVLPLHR, from the coding sequence ATGACACTGCAAGCAACCTTTCAGCGCTGGCTTCCCAAGGTGCGGCGCATGGCGCTGAGCCTGCCGATGGCCCTGCTCGCCGCAGCGGTATTGGTGGGTATCAATGAAACGGGGCACATGCGATCGCAGGACGCTGTGCGCCAAATGAGCCAGTGGCAGGTGACGCGCGCTGCCGTCAACAGCTTGCTGCAAAGCATGCTGGACGCGGAAACGGGCCAGCGGGGCTATTTGCTCACCGGCAATGACACCTACCTGCAGCCCTACGACAGGGCCATGACGGCGGTGCAAAGTCACCTGGATACGCTGCGCAACCAGTTTGTAGACTCGAAAGAAGATTTGCAAGAGGTAGCCCACCTGTCGCGCCAGGTGTCGCGCAAGCTGGCCGAGATGGAGCTGAGCCTGCGGCTGCGAAGGCAAGGTAACGAGGACGCGTGGAAGTTCGTCTTGCATACCGACATGGGGCGCGAGAACATGGACGAAATCCGCAAACACGCCCATGCGCTGATTGAGCGCAGTTCCGCCAAGGTTAAGCTGGGGCAGGAGCAGATTCTGCAATCGCTGATGCTTTCGCGCATTGGTATTGCAACAGTGACGGCGATTGGCCTGCTGGCGTTTTTCATGTACCTGCGCCAAGCCCATGCGTTGCTGGTGGTTAGCCAGCGAGAGCAGGCGCTGCTGGAGCATGAGCGCGACCGGCTCGAAGGCCTGGTGCGCGAACGCACGGCCACGCTGTCAGAGCTGGCCAACCACTTGCAGCAGGTGCGCGAGGACGAGCGCGGCCACCTGGCCCGCGAGTTGCATGATGAACTGGGTGCACTGCTTACGGCTGCCAAGCTCGATGTAGCGCGATTGAAGTCCAAGATAGACGCCACCGTGCCTGATGTGGCAGAGCGCTTGAAGCATCTGACCGAAACGCTCAACAGCGGCATCGCCCTCAAGCGCCGCATCATTGAAGACCTCCGCCCGTCGTCCCTGTCGCACTTGGGGCTGACGGCAGCGCTGGAAATTTTGACCCGTGAGTACGCGCAGCGCGCTGGCATTGAAGTGGAAACCAACCTGGAGCAGGTGGAGCTGCCAGGGACCGCGCAGTTGACCGTCTATCGCATGGTGCAAGAGGCGCTGACCAACATTGGAAAGTACGCCCAGGCCAGCAAGGTGCTGGTGTCGGTGCACGCCCACCCCAAGCATGTGGCGGTGCAGGTGCATGACAACGGCACGGGTTTTGACCCTGCCAGCGTGCGCGTCTCTTCGCACGGTCTCGCAGGCATGCGCCACCGGGTAGAAGCGGCGGGCGGCCGCTTGAGCGTGCATTCCAGCCCTGGTAACGGCACGCTGCTGTCGGCCGTGCTGCCGTTGCATCGCTGA